A region of Faecalibacterium taiwanense DNA encodes the following proteins:
- a CDS encoding FtsX-like permease family protein, which produces MRAVLKSYRKNILREMKDNLSRMVSLFGIVALGVMMLTGLMSFAPSMRIAGQKYYVQQNVFDLRVLSTLGLSEEDIAAIAAVDGVEAVQPVKYQDVEAQWQGQSETAVVRLQQLPADPGADTAENMDRLVLLSGRMPEAPDECVVHVMGYGDPVEPGTVLTLPEDTEHVSRKQFTVVGTVQDPQHFSTDKESSTAGDGQLDDIVFLPEGSLTMGYYTACYLKVKNADLYDNYSDAYQAAVDDTAARVKAISGAQCTARRAELIEDASAELADARAEYNDKKAEADRQFAEAEQQLADAQAQLDSAKAQLDAGEAELAANKKALPDTMQGGADELVSGEEQLLEFEDQLQQIEMLVNLKKVADPLLGYAETALNNAQKALDEAEPADEEYTDLRDALQKAQDAYDNISGQLNGYQAQLDAGKRQMYAQGLISSPSLSNEQLVTEAKAALRQMKVKLLQGQLQLTTGTATAYTQFDAARTRLDEGWQQYNDGVQQLADSRAEYESQKADAEQQLADGLAQLNDAEEQVSQIKSGEWYVLDRGSTVSFVTFEQYADRMDAIARVFPVFFFLVAALVATTTMTRMVDENRLQLGTLKALGYSNAKIAGKYLFYALSASVLGSIVGMVIGFVVFPLIIWYAYQMIFSMSTFTLHFYPGMAAASVAISAAVIGFATWNACRASLKEKTAALLLPRAPVAGKRIFLEYITPLWQHMSFSQKTTARNLFRYKKRFFMTVLGVAGCTALLLIGFGIQDSILPIVDKQSGQLTHNDLTISLSDEKALTMEQGLADTLDSSSAVHSWGAFYTKSTTLYNEEGGSADVSIVGAEDDARMTEYFTFRTRVGHDPIPFEEDSVILTEKTALNLGLSVGDTFYVEAADGSRVPLVLTGITENYMFTRLYLSGAQLESLLGGTPEWNTVYGLTGCTTEAEYNALRTKLLDCNYVSSVSFTEDTTSMFGSLIGSLNYVVVLIIVCAAALAAVVLYNLISVNLAERKKELATIKVLGFYDKEVYRYIFREIELLSLIGSGVGLLLGVPLHRFIVLTVEMDQLMFIRTIAPHSYLLAVALTMLFTFVVCFAMRRHVRHISMVESMKAPE; this is translated from the coding sequence ATCGCCGGGCAGAAATACTACGTGCAGCAGAACGTGTTCGACCTGCGGGTGCTGTCCACGCTGGGCCTTTCGGAGGAGGACATTGCCGCCATTGCCGCCGTGGACGGCGTGGAGGCTGTGCAGCCGGTGAAATATCAGGACGTGGAGGCCCAGTGGCAGGGCCAGAGCGAGACGGCGGTGGTGCGCCTGCAGCAGCTGCCCGCCGACCCCGGGGCCGACACGGCAGAAAATATGGACCGTCTGGTGCTGCTCTCGGGCCGGATGCCTGAGGCCCCGGACGAGTGCGTGGTGCATGTGATGGGCTACGGCGACCCGGTGGAACCGGGCACGGTGCTCACCCTGCCGGAGGACACCGAACATGTGAGCCGGAAGCAGTTCACGGTAGTGGGCACCGTGCAGGACCCGCAGCATTTTTCCACGGACAAGGAGAGCAGCACCGCCGGTGACGGCCAGCTGGATGATATCGTATTCCTGCCGGAAGGCAGCCTGACCATGGGTTATTATACGGCGTGCTATCTCAAGGTGAAAAATGCCGACCTGTATGATAATTACTCGGACGCGTATCAGGCAGCAGTGGATGACACAGCCGCAAGGGTAAAGGCCATCAGCGGCGCACAGTGCACGGCCCGGCGGGCGGAGCTGATCGAGGATGCCAGTGCAGAGCTGGCCGATGCCCGGGCCGAGTACAACGACAAAAAAGCCGAAGCAGACCGTCAGTTTGCGGAGGCAGAGCAGCAGCTGGCCGATGCACAGGCACAGCTGGACAGCGCCAAAGCCCAGCTGGACGCGGGCGAAGCGGAGCTTGCCGCCAACAAAAAGGCCCTGCCGGATACTATGCAGGGCGGTGCGGACGAGCTGGTGAGCGGCGAGGAACAACTGCTGGAATTTGAGGATCAGCTGCAGCAGATCGAGATGCTGGTGAACCTGAAAAAGGTGGCCGACCCGCTGCTGGGCTATGCCGAAACGGCTCTGAACAATGCACAGAAAGCGCTGGACGAGGCCGAGCCCGCCGACGAGGAATACACCGACCTGCGGGACGCCCTGCAGAAGGCGCAGGATGCTTACGACAACATCAGCGGCCAGCTGAACGGCTATCAGGCTCAGCTGGACGCGGGCAAGCGCCAGATGTATGCACAGGGGCTGATCTCTTCGCCCAGCCTTTCCAACGAGCAGCTGGTGACCGAAGCCAAAGCCGCACTGCGCCAGATGAAGGTAAAGCTTCTGCAGGGGCAGCTGCAGCTCACCACCGGCACGGCCACAGCCTACACCCAGTTTGATGCGGCTCGCACCCGGCTGGACGAAGGCTGGCAGCAGTACAACGACGGCGTGCAGCAGCTGGCCGATTCCCGCGCGGAGTACGAGAGCCAGAAGGCCGATGCCGAACAGCAGCTGGCCGACGGCCTTGCCCAGCTGAACGATGCCGAGGAGCAGGTGAGCCAGATCAAGAGCGGCGAGTGGTATGTGCTGGACCGCGGCTCCACCGTGAGCTTTGTCACCTTTGAGCAGTATGCCGACCGCATGGATGCCATTGCACGGGTGTTCCCGGTGTTCTTCTTCCTGGTGGCGGCGCTGGTGGCCACTACCACTATGACCCGCATGGTGGACGAGAACCGCCTGCAGCTGGGCACCCTGAAAGCACTGGGCTACTCCAACGCAAAGATCGCAGGCAAGTATCTGTTCTATGCCCTCAGCGCCAGCGTGCTGGGCAGCATCGTGGGCATGGTCATCGGTTTTGTGGTGTTCCCGCTCATCATCTGGTATGCTTACCAGATGATCTTCAGCATGTCCACCTTTACGCTGCACTTTTACCCCGGCATGGCGGCAGCCAGCGTAGCCATCAGCGCGGCCGTCATCGGTTTTGCTACATGGAACGCCTGCCGTGCCAGCCTGAAGGAAAAGACCGCAGCTTTGCTGCTGCCCCGGGCCCCGGTGGCAGGCAAGCGCATCTTTTTGGAGTACATCACCCCGCTGTGGCAGCACATGAGCTTCTCCCAAAAGACCACAGCCCGCAACCTGTTCCGCTACAAAAAGCGCTTTTTCATGACAGTGCTGGGCGTGGCAGGCTGCACGGCGCTGCTGCTGATCGGTTTTGGCATTCAGGATTCCATCCTGCCCATCGTGGACAAGCAGTCCGGGCAGCTGACCCACAACGATCTCACCATCTCGCTCAGCGATGAAAAGGCGCTGACCATGGAGCAGGGCCTTGCCGACACGCTGGACAGCAGCAGTGCGGTCCACAGCTGGGGCGCGTTCTACACAAAGTCCACCACCCTTTATAATGAAGAGGGCGGGAGCGCCGATGTCAGCATCGTAGGCGCGGAGGACGATGCCCGGATGACCGAATACTTCACCTTCCGCACTCGGGTGGGCCACGACCCCATTCCCTTTGAAGAGGACAGCGTGATCCTGACCGAAAAAACGGCCCTGAATCTGGGGCTGAGCGTAGGCGATACGTTCTATGTGGAGGCAGCAGACGGGAGCCGCGTGCCGCTGGTGCTGACCGGCATTACCGAGAACTACATGTTCACCCGGCTGTATCTGTCCGGTGCACAGCTGGAGAGCCTGCTGGGCGGCACACCGGAGTGGAATACTGTGTACGGCCTGACCGGCTGTACCACCGAGGCGGAGTACAACGCCCTGCGCACAAAGCTGCTGGACTGCAACTATGTGAGCAGCGTCAGCTTCACCGAGGACACCACCTCCATGTTCGGCAGCCTGATCGGCAGCCTGAACTACGTGGTGGTGCTGATCATCGTGTGCGCGGCGGCGCTGGCGGCGGTGGTGCTGTACAACCTGATCAGCGTCAACCTTGCCGAGCGCAAAAAGGAGCTTGCCACCATCAAGGTTCTGGGCTTCTATGACAAAGAAGTGTACCGCTACATCTTCCGCGAGATCGAGCTTTTGTCCCTCATCGGCTCCGGCGTGGGCCTGCTGCTGGGCGTGCCGCTGCACCGGTTCATCGTCCTGACCGTGGAAATGGATCAGCTGATGTTTATTCGCACCATTGCACCCCACAGTTATCTGCTGGCAGTGGCATTGACGATGCTGTTCACCTTTGTGGTGTGCTTTGCCATGCGGCGGCATGTGCGGCATATCAGCATGGTGGAAAGCATGAAAGCCCCGGAGTGA
- a CDS encoding biosynthetic peptidoglycan transglycosylase, which translates to MLHRFFHFLKQSLLVVLCILLLGGLLAGGWFFYQGRQLYRSAASSYPVASMYDTICARGSYTSYDALPQIYINAVICTEDEHFMTHKGIDPGAIARALLADLRTHSLAEGGSTLTQQLAKNELFTQDKHLARKAAEMLAAFDLEKTYSKQQIFEMYANTIYFGSGYYGIAEAAEGYFGKEPAQLTDAEAIYLAGMPNAPSTYASSPELAFKRMQVVLKRMVKCRVLTQQQADAIAADAENLTV; encoded by the coding sequence ATGCTGCATCGTTTCTTTCATTTTTTAAAGCAGAGCCTGCTCGTTGTTCTTTGCATCCTGCTGCTTGGCGGGCTGCTGGCAGGCGGCTGGTTCTTTTATCAGGGCAGGCAGCTGTACCGCAGTGCCGCCAGCAGTTACCCAGTGGCTTCCATGTACGACACCATCTGTGCCCGCGGGAGCTATACTTCCTACGATGCGCTGCCGCAGATCTATATTAACGCAGTCATCTGCACCGAGGACGAGCATTTTATGACCCACAAGGGCATTGACCCGGGGGCCATTGCCCGCGCCCTGCTGGCCGACCTGCGCACCCACTCGCTGGCCGAGGGTGGCAGCACCCTGACCCAGCAGCTTGCCAAGAACGAGCTGTTCACGCAGGACAAGCATCTGGCCCGCAAGGCTGCCGAGATGCTTGCTGCTTTTGATCTTGAAAAGACCTACTCCAAGCAGCAGATCTTTGAGATGTACGCCAACACCATCTATTTTGGCAGCGGGTATTATGGCATTGCAGAAGCTGCCGAGGGCTACTTTGGCAAGGAACCGGCCCAGCTGACCGATGCCGAAGCGATCTATCTGGCGGGTATGCCCAATGCGCCTTCCACCTACGCCAGCAGCCCAGAGCTTGCCTTCAAGCGGATGCAGGTGGTGCTCAAGCGGATGGTCAAGTGCCGCGTGCTCACCCAGCAGCAGGCCGATGCCATTGCCGCAGATGCTGAAAACTTAACGGTTTAA